The nucleotide window TTCATACCCCCGGCGGCCTCGTCCTGGCGGCAGAGCAAATAGCCCATGCGATTTTAAAGCACCCGGCAAAAGTTACCGTTTACGTTCCCCACTATGCCATGTCCGGCGGTACCCTTATCGCCCTGGCGGCCGATGAAATAGTCATGGATGAAAACGCCGTTCTTGGGCCCGTAGACCCCCAGCTGGGCGAGTACCCCGCGGCTTCAATTCTCAAAGTCCTTGAGGAAAAGGATAAAAACGAGATTGACGACCGCACCCTGGTCCTGGCGGACATTGCTCGTAAAGCAATGCGGCAGGTCCGGGATAGCCTTGCGGAGCTCCTGGCGGAAAAAATGGAACGGCAAAAGGCCGAAGAACTGGCTACCATTTTAAGTGAAGGTCGATGGACCCATGACTATCCCATTGGCGTAGCGCAGCTAATAAAAATGGGGCTGCCGGTGAAAACCGGTTTGCCCCGGGAAATATATCAGCTTATGGAACTCTATCCCCAGCCGGCCGGCCGCCGGCCTTCCGTCCAGTATGTTCCCCTGCCCTACACCCGCGAAGAACGCCGCCGTTAAAAGGGCGGGGTCAAAGGCAGCCGTCGCTTGTGGGCGCTGGCGGCGGCCATGGCCTCTATTTTTTCTTTAACCGCCGGCGGCGCCTGTCCCGTCAGGATATAACGATCGAGGTCTTCATAGGTTATACCCATCTCGCCTTCATCCGTCTGGCCGGCCCACAGCCCCGCCGTCGGGGGTTTGCCAATAATCCTTTCCGGCAGTTTTAAATAACGGGCCAGTTCCCGTACCTGGGATTTTACCAAATTGGCCAGGGGCAACAGGTCCACCCCACCGTCGCCGTACTTGGTAAAATAACCGACCGTCAATTCGCTTCTATTACCCGTGCCGACAACCAAGTAATTGCGCTCATTGGCATGGAAGTACAGG belongs to Moorella humiferrea and includes:
- a CDS encoding SDH family Clp fold serine proteinase, which encodes MLHQRRIEAARLHLIRSFERKSNSRLITLIHRQEALSFLGIPLTRYINIEDSEQLLRAIRLTPDDMPIDLVLHTPGGLVLAAEQIAHAILKHPAKVTVYVPHYAMSGGTLIALAADEIVMDENAVLGPVDPQLGEYPAASILKVLEEKDKNEIDDRTLVLADIARKAMRQVRDSLAELLAEKMERQKAEELATILSEGRWTHDYPIGVAQLIKMGLPVKTGLPREIYQLMELYPQPAGRRPSVQYVPLPYTREERRR
- the nadE gene encoding NAD(+) synthase, encoding MDAAKMVADLVAWLQEEAAKAGAKGAVLGLSGGIDSAVVANLCRLAFPDNCLGLIMPCHSDPADAEDAHLVARHLELPVVEVVLDDIYDRLVLLLTGQPFSPGKRNLALANLKPRLRMLTLYFHANERNYLVVGTGNRSELTVGYFTKYGDGGVDLLPLANLVKSQVRELARYLKLPERIIGKPPTAGLWAGQTDEGEMGITYEDLDRYILTGQAPPAVKEKIEAMAAASAHKRRLPLTPPF